The following are encoded together in the Actinoplanes sp. N902-109 genome:
- a CDS encoding ABC transporter ATP-binding protein has product MTLPVATAAQSRGWLAGELRARRGEVALTLVVGVLAAAAAIVPVYALGLLVDRVREGAGADAVVPIAVVIVISAVLGGAATGLATYLIGKLGARMLADLRESTVATALHLPALVLDRAGRGDLLSRVGADIAAIGKAVTDVLPQMISALLLGVLSLAAMTGIDWRLGLAGAVAVPFYVIGLRWYLPRSAPRYAAERAAVAERSQLLVESMQGLRTVHAYRREDAHRHEIDAVSTKARDISVGVFTMFTRFVGRVNRAEFAGLAAILVVGFLLVRRGSVTVGETSAAALLFHRLFNPVSMLLFTFDEVQNAGASLGRLVGVLRMPVASPADRSQPAGSELSLDGVSFSYDGTTPVLRDVTLRVAPGERVALVGSTGAGKTTAASIAAGILRPGSGSAYVDSIPIHELPAGTVALVSQETHVFAGPLVEDLRLARPAATLDEVSAALATVGALGWATGLPDGLATVVGDGGHALTAAQAQQLALARLVLLDPPVVVLDEATAEAGSAGARVLEDAAAAALKGRTALVVAHRLTQAAAADRVIVLDHGSIVESGTHAELVAAGGRYAELWGAWSARSASRSDIG; this is encoded by the coding sequence ATGACCCTGCCCGTTGCCACCGCGGCGCAGAGCCGGGGCTGGCTCGCCGGTGAGCTGCGCGCCCGCCGTGGTGAGGTGGCGCTCACGCTGGTCGTGGGAGTGCTGGCCGCGGCTGCCGCGATCGTGCCGGTGTACGCGCTGGGCCTGCTCGTCGACCGGGTGCGCGAGGGCGCCGGGGCGGACGCCGTCGTGCCGATCGCCGTGGTGATCGTCATCTCCGCCGTGCTCGGGGGCGCGGCGACCGGGCTGGCGACGTACCTGATCGGCAAGCTCGGGGCCCGGATGCTCGCGGATCTGCGCGAGAGCACCGTGGCCACCGCGTTGCACCTGCCCGCGCTCGTGCTCGACCGGGCCGGCCGCGGCGACCTGCTGTCCCGGGTGGGCGCCGACATCGCGGCCATCGGCAAGGCAGTGACCGACGTGCTGCCGCAGATGATCTCGGCGTTGCTGCTCGGCGTGCTCAGTTTGGCCGCGATGACCGGCATCGACTGGCGGCTCGGGCTGGCCGGTGCGGTCGCGGTGCCGTTCTACGTCATCGGTCTGCGCTGGTACCTGCCGCGGTCGGCGCCACGCTATGCGGCCGAGCGGGCGGCCGTCGCCGAACGTTCCCAGCTGCTGGTCGAGAGCATGCAGGGGCTGCGGACCGTGCACGCCTACCGGCGCGAGGATGCGCACCGGCACGAGATCGACGCGGTGTCCACCAAGGCCCGGGACATCTCCGTCGGCGTCTTCACGATGTTCACCCGGTTTGTCGGGCGGGTCAACCGGGCCGAGTTCGCCGGTCTCGCCGCGATTCTCGTCGTCGGCTTCCTGCTGGTCCGGCGGGGCTCGGTGACGGTGGGCGAGACGTCGGCGGCGGCGCTGCTGTTCCATCGCTTGTTCAACCCGGTGTCGATGCTGCTGTTCACGTTCGACGAGGTGCAGAACGCGGGCGCGAGCCTGGGCCGGCTGGTCGGCGTGCTGCGCATGCCTGTCGCGTCCCCCGCCGATCGCTCGCAACCGGCCGGTTCGGAGCTGTCGCTGGACGGCGTCAGCTTCAGCTACGACGGCACGACCCCGGTGCTGCGCGACGTCACGCTGCGGGTCGCGCCGGGGGAGCGCGTCGCGCTGGTCGGTTCCACCGGCGCCGGCAAGACCACCGCCGCGTCGATCGCCGCCGGCATTCTGCGTCCCGGCAGCGGTTCCGCGTACGTCGACAGCATCCCGATCCACGAGCTGCCGGCCGGCACCGTGGCCCTGGTCAGCCAGGAGACGCACGTGTTCGCCGGCCCGCTGGTCGAGGACCTGCGCCTGGCCCGTCCGGCGGCGACGCTCGACGAGGTGTCGGCCGCGCTGGCCACGGTCGGCGCGCTCGGCTGGGCCACCGGCCTGCCCGACGGCTTGGCCACGGTGGTCGGCGACGGCGGCCACGCTTTGACCGCGGCGCAGGCCCAGCAACTCGCGCTGGCCCGCCTGGTCCTGCTCGACCCGCCGGTGGTTGTGCTCGACGAAGCCACGGCCGAGGCGGGGAGCGCCGGCGCCCGGGTGCTGGAGGACGCCGCGGCGGCAGCCCTGAAGGGCCGCACGGCCCTCGTGGTGGCGCACCGGCTCACCCAGGCCGCCGCCGCCGACCGGGTGATCGTGCTCGACCACGGCTCCATCGTGGAGTCGGGTACGCATGCCGAGCTCGTCGCCGCGGGTGGTCGCTACGCGGAGTTGTGGGGTGCGTGGTCGGCTCGATCGGCTTCCCGCTCCGACATAGGTTAG